The DNA region CAATGGCAGGAGATTCGCTTCCGATGTCAGCGAACGTGTGATCCAGCTTCCGGGCGGACAGCCTGTCTGCTCATTCCACACGGAAAAGGAATGTGTTATCTTCAACGAAAAAAAATACACTGCGACCGCGCCAGACGGAAGAGAACTGAAATGCTACGACCGTATTTCCGACTACTGCGGAAAGGATATCATTCTTACTGAAGCAGACGGAACGGAGAGTGCCGTTCTTGTACCGTTAAGGCCGGAAGCTCCCCGAATGGAGCTTGAATACAGCACCGGAAAACTGCTCGGGACCTACTACTCAGATTCAGAGAACCTCTGTTTCCTTGTAAACAGCGACAGAGTTTATGACTCGACGCCGATAAATGCAGACACACTCATGGACAAAGCGGGGTATATAACCCTCGACAAAATATTCAGCTCATCCTACCGTCCCGGAGACACGCTGTACTTTTTTTACAGGGCGAACGAGAATTATCTTGCTTCAGAAGTTTTCGCCTACACGATCCCGTCACAGCGTATTACTCCTGAAAGCATGCTGAGGATACTTAACTACACTGACCACGAGATCGAACTTGCCGCCGGTGAAGGTCTTGAATACGGTATAAGAGAAAATTTCCGCGACGAGTACAAATGGTCTGATGATCCGCACTTCACCGATCTGCTTGCAGGGCATGAGTACATTACCGCCGTAAGAACAGCTGCTACGGAAACTGAGCCGTTCGGCACAACAGTCGCAGATGTGGTTACCACGCTCCCTTATACAAACAATCCCGGAGATCTTAACGGCGACGAAAACATAAACGCCATAGATGTTATAATTTTAAAACGCATCCTCCTTATGAGTATCATCCCTGATCCGGTGCAGAAGTTCAACGCGGACATGAATTCTGACGGATCGGTCAACATATTTGATCTGCAGAGAATCAGCGAAACTGTTATCAGTGCGACAGAATGGTTCACAGATGAACAGGGTAATTACTACCGGTAATTCCGGCGATGATAGGAAATAGTCCAATTTTTTAAAAAAGCATAATATGACCTTGATATTACCTGTTTACAGATGATATAATAGTATTCAGGGAACACTGATCCGTCTCTGCCTGATTTCCAAAGGCGGGATTTGCGGACCGGGCACGTTTCCTCATAAATAAGGAGCTGATAAAATGCGGATACTGATTATTGAAGACGAAGAAGCGATAGCGGCAGCTCTTCAGAATATAATGCAGAAGAACAAATATCTTACCGACGTCTGTTACGACGGCGTGTCGGGACTTGACTCTGCAATGACCGCTATTTATGACGTGATAATACTTGATATAAATCTTCCGAAAATGAACGGATTTGACGTGCTTCGCACCATGAGGATCAACAGGATCGCCACACCGGTGCTTCTTCTCACTGCCAAGGATGAGATTGCAGACAAAGTCACCGGCCTTGACATCGGCGCTGACGACTACATGACAAAGCCGTTCAGCACAGAAGAGCTCCTGGCCCGTATACGTTCACTCGGCCGCCGGAGCACAAACACCGTCTGTGAAAATGCGCTCAGCTTTCATGACATCTCACTCAATCTTTCCACCTACGAGCTTACATGCAGAACAGAGTCAATGAAACTGGGACTCAAGGAATTCTGTATAATGGAACTGTTCATCAAAAATGGTTCGGCTGTTATAAGCAAGGAACAGCTGATCGAAAAAATATGGGGTTACGACTCCAACGCTGAATACAACAACGTGGAAGTTTACATTTCATTCATACGAAAAAAACTTCTGCACATTGGTTCCGAAGTTACAATAAAAACAGTCAGGGGCGTCGGCTACTGCCTGAGTGCGGGAAAGTGATAAAAAATGATTAAAAAACTCAAGGCCAGATTTGTTCTTGTAAACATGCTCATTCTCACCTTCGTGCTGTTTGCCACACTAAGCGCCATCTACATCATGATGGCAAATTCCGAGATCCGGCTTTCAAACGAGACCATGGACATGATCATTGAAAACCATCAGAAAGTGCTGCTCGAAAAGGAACAGAACGCTAAGGAAAGAACACACCGCAGACAGGAAATGATACCTGCCGGAATGAAAATGCAGCAGGGGGACGAAATACGGACAGACTTCCCCCTCCTTCCTGAAGTGCTTACATGGCAGCCGAGCGAGGGCATACAGCTTGTAAAGCTTGATAACATCATCATTCCTGAAGTGACTGAATCTGCTCCGCCTGCGTACAACTTCCCGTCACCATACGAATTCGGAAGGGTGTACGAGGGAGAAGATCCGTGGGCTGCCTGGTGGGGTGCAAATCCATGGGCAGCGCCGCAGGGAGACGGAAATCAGTGGTGGGGCGGAGACCAGCAGCAAAGCGGCGAAAACCAGAACGGCGGCCAGCAGTCAGGAGGTCAGCAGTCAGGAGGCCAGCAGTCAGGAGGCCAGCAGTCAGGAGGCCAGCAGTCAGGAGGCCAGCAGTCAGGAGGCCAGCAGGGTGACAGTGGCCAGCAGAGCGGCGATGCTCAGAATCCATGGGACGGCGGCTGGTGGGGATTCAACCCATGGGGCGGTGATCCGTGGGGCGGCCAGAATCCGTGGCAGAACGGTGATCCGTGGAACGGTCAGGAATCGTGGCCGAGCGGCGATCCGTGGAACGGTCAGAACCCGTGGCCGAGCGGTGACCCGTGGAACGGTCAGAACCCTTGGCCGAGCGGCGATCCGTGGAACGGTCAGAATCCGTGGCCGAGTGGTGATCCGTGGAACGGTCAGAATCCATGGGAAGGATGGCAGCCTCCGGCGGAAGTACCATCCGCGTCACCTGAAAACTCCCCTGCTCCCCCTTCCGAAGAAGCAAGGCAGCCTGAAGAACAGGCTCATCCCGATGAACATCCTTCGCCGGAGCCTTCCCGTCAGGAAGAACAGACTGAACCGGCCGTTACAGAACCTGCTGTTACCGAGGCTGACACTTCCGGAAATGCAGTGACCGACAGTGGAAAGACAATGCTTCCTCCAGCCGCACATGAACCTCCGCAGAAACCGGTGGAAGACGAGCCGCCTTATCTGTCTCCGAAATACAACGGAAACCTTGTAAGGTCACATATACTTGCTGACATAAACCGCGGCGGCGAAATAAAAGACCTTTCGCTGCAGTACTTCCTCCGCTACGAGGACGATACAATCGACGATGAAAAAGCGTTCACCGAACAGGTACGCGATCAGATACTCAAGATCGTAAACGACGAAAGCACCAGCGGAACATGCACGATCGGCACCATCTACTGCAGATACAAAATGAGCGACAACGGTCCCGGAAATGACAGAACGCTTGTACTTCTCGACCGTTCCATCGAGCTTTCGACCCTTCACCGTCTGATGATCTCATTTATAATCATCGGATGTGCAGGACTTATCATTGTATTTATATTCAGTCTTTTCCTTGCCAGCTGGGCGATCAAGCCTATCGAGGTGGCATGGAACAGACAGAAGCAGTTCATCGCCGATGCATCTCACGAGCTCAAGACTCCTCTGACTGTCATAGCAACAAATGCTGACGTTGTTCTTTCAAATCCGAACGACACGATCCGTGATCAGGAACGCTGGCTGAAATACATACGTTCCGAGACCGCAAGAATGTCGAAGCTGGTAACTGAACTGCTCTACATCGCAAAATCAGACTCAAACGAGATCCGCATGGAACGCAGTGAATTTGACATATCGAACACCGTATCAGGTGTGTGCCTTAATTTCGAAGCGCTCGCCTTTGAATCGGACCGTGAGCTCATTGCCGATATCTCACCGAAGCTTAAATATTTCGGTGATGAGGACCGCATCAAGCAGCTCATTACGATACTCGTGGACAATGCTATCAAATACTCGATAATCGGTTCACAGATCTCCGTTTCCATGTTCCGCAACAACCAGAACCGCATAAAAATATGCGTTTCAAACCGCTGCGAAGACATGACGGAAGAAAACATCTCAAAGCTTTTCGACCGTTTCTACCGTGTTGACCCGTCCCGAAACAGCGGCACCGGAGGCAACGGCCTCGGCCTCAACATAGCCCAGTCCATAGCCGAAGCACACGGCGGATCGATAAACGTAAACTATAACCACGGCATTATTTCATTTGTTGTGGTGCTGTAAGCGGCTGAGTCCGCATCATATCAGTAAAGGAAACGCTGATTTATTCATAAATCAGCGTGGGGGTTCGGGGCGAAGCCCCGTAAAATCCCACCTCCGGAAATCCGGCTTCGCCGGATTTCCGATTTAATCAGTGTTTCCTAAATACTTTCAAAGTGAACGTCAGAGTTTTACGGCGTTCACTTTTTTGTTTCCTGCCCTGGTTTTCGCAATGCTTTTCCGCAATGTTGAAAACTGCGTGAAATCCATTGCATTGATTTCCTGTACATGGTATAATAAATAACGGTCAAGAAACAGCATACTGAACTTTAAACAACGGAAAGAGGCTCGCTCTTTCTGCAGATCTTATATAAAAAAATACCGGTCAGACCGGTAAGTGAGGTTTTTTTAATGAATTACAACAAGAAAACAGCTGCATTTGCAATGGGTCTTCTTATTGCCGTGTCAGCTTTCACTCCTTCATTTACTGCTTTTGCAGAAACTGAAAATCCGGATGAAGACTTTGTCGTGGTCGATGACGACGGAAACGTTATCGGAAAGGAAACCGTCGATGAAAATGCGATCATCGAAAGCGGCGACTATAAATACTCGGTAAATACCGACGGAACCGTTACTCTTATGAGCTGCGGACAAGGCGGTGATGTTTTCACCGTTCCTGTGGAGATCGACGGAAAAAAAAGTTTCAGCTGTACACCGCGGTGCCTTCCTCGAACTAAATGCTAAAAAAATCGTTATACCTGCAGGCGCAGACTACGATCTTTCGGAAAATCCGTTTGCTTCCTGCGTCCTCGCTGAGGAATACGAAGTAGAAGAAGGAAACAAGGCTTACTGTGCAGTCGGCAAGGTTCTTTTCTCGGCAGACAGGAAAACGCTTATTGCTTATCCGGCTGCTTTAAAGAATACCGAATATACAGTTCCTGCTGAAACAGAAACCATAGGTGTTGCAGCTTTCTACGAAAGCAAACTTGAAAGCATAAAAGTTCCGGCACATGTAAAAACACTTGAACGTCACTGCTTCAGTTCAATGCAGGCGCTTAAATCCGCAGACTTAAGCGAAACAAAGATCACAGAGCTTCCGCCGATGATATTTGCCTCATCATCAGCGCTCACTGATGTAAAGCTTCCTGAAACTCTTGAAAAAATAGAACTGGGTGCTTTTATTGACTGTTCTTCACTTGAAAAAATCACACTTCCAGAATCTCTCACAAATGTCGGCCAGTCAGCTTTTCAGGGTACAGCGATGAAACAGGTCATAATCCCTGCAAAAGTTTCAAAGATCGGTTACAACGCATTCGGTTATGTGGATGAGGAAACTCCGGTAGAGGGATTTACAGTCATCGGCACACCGAATACTGAAGCACAGGTCTACTGTACAGACGGCGACTCTGAATACGATTATCAGAATAATTTCACATTCAAGTCCTACGATGATTACAAAAATCAGCTTGATTTCCAGAAACTCGATATGAAATCATACGGCGACTATATGTACGCCGTTGACGGTGATGAAACTTATCTTATTCTCTGCGACTCAGCCGAGGACACACTGGTCGTACCTGATGAGCTCGAAGGACACAAAATAACTTCGGTCTACAAAAACGCTTTTCAGGGATGTATTTCAAAAGACATCACACTTCCTGAAGGTGTAAAAAGCATCGGCGAAGATGTTTTCAGCGAACATCTTGTAAACCTTACACTTCCGGCAAGCTTTGAAGAATTCACCACTGACGAACCGTTCGTAAACTGCTCAAAACTCAAAAGCCTGACAGTTGCTGAAGGCAATGAAAAATACTCTTCGGAAAACGGCATACTCTACAACAAGGACAAATCCGTTCTTCTCATATACCCTCAGGCAAAGGAAGACGAAAAAGCTGTACTTCCTTCCTCAGTAAAAGCAATTGCGGTATCTGCATTCTGCTACAATGAGCACCTTAAGACAATTGATCTTTCATCCGCAGAAGCTGTGGGTGACTATGCATTTGACGGCTGTACAGCACTTCGTACAGTAAAGTTTTCAAAAGATCTCAAAGACGTCGGCTACTGCGCTTTTCTCGGATGCCGCTCACTTAAGAACGTCCGCGTTTACGATAACCTCGTTTCCATCGGAGAATACGCATTCGGCTACGACTATGACGATGCACTCGCCATGAAGATGAACGATGATCCTGACAAATACAAGGACGAAAACGGCAATCTCCCGAAAGCCTACTCACTTGTTCACAGCTTCAGAATGTACGTTGATGACGGATCCGTTGCAGCAAAATATGCAGAAGACTGCGGAATAGAAACAGTAACCGATTCATTTACAGTCGGCTACACAAACGTTGACAAAAGAATAATCTACCTCGGTTCCGGCATACTCGGCCTCGGTATTCTCGGTGTCATCATAAAACTCATCTCCTCTGCAGTAAAGAAGAATAAGAAAGCAAAGAAATAATAAGAAGAATATACAGCAAAACAGCACTGATCTGTGACGGATCAGTGCTGTTGATTTTTATAGTATTACGGAATCTATCATTCCTCTGCTTTCCATTCTGAAAGAATACGCTTTTCAGAATCAAATGAAACTCCGATTTTTATCAGTTTACGTCTATCTGCTGCAAAAGGAAGTGTATATCCCTTATCGTTTATCTGCTTAAGTGCATTATCCGCACTGTCATCTCTCTTGAATTCAAAAAGATAGATGTAATCTCTTGTAAGAACTCTGCAGTCGATACGGCCGTTGAATGTGTGTACTTCGCAGTCAGTAAACTGCCCCAGAAGTGTAAATAGAATATAGATAATACTCTGAAAATAATGTTCAAAAACTGCATCGGCGGAAGTATAGGAAATGCCGGCAAACAGCGCAGTCAGAACATCCATTATTTTTTCTGTTTCACCGTTTTCAATGTATTCGTCAACAGTGAAAATATCCAGGCGGTTACCTGCTGTTGCAGAAGGAACATATTCAGGCATCAGACTTTCAAGAAATGCATAACGTACTTCATTGTTAGGAAAACCAAGAGTATAGCGTTTTCTTGCTGCATCATATTCCGTTATTGTCAGATAGCCGCTCTGATAAAGAAGAGGAACGAGATCAGGCGATTCCCCTGTATAATCCCGCAGTATACGTTCATTGGCATAAATTGTTCTGTCCGAAAAACGACGAACATCAAAGTTATTGTTCCTTACCTGTTTCAGGAGGAAAGAAGGTGTACCGGACTCAAACCAGTAAGCTCCGAACTCCTTGTCGTAGAATGCATTCAGGATACTGTAAGGATTATAAATATCTGCACCATCCTGATGGAAACGGTATCCGTCATACTGTTTTTTAAGCTCCCGCATACATTCTTCTTCATCTATATGCTGATTTTCAGAGAGCATCTTTACTTCCGGAGCAAAATACTGTCTTATTTCATCTTCCGTCATACCGCAGATACTGCTGAATTTCTCATTCAGAGAAATATCCTTTAAATGATTCAGATCACTGAATATACTGACTTTATGGAACTTTGTTACTCCTGTTATAAATACAAAACGCACATAGTCATCACAGTTTTTCAGATTGCTGAAAAATCCTTTGAATACTGACTTGCTGCGTTTCTGCATTTCAGGGTTATCTGCAAGATCAAGAAGCGGCTTGTCATATTCATCAACAAGAACAACACATTTCCTGCCCGTTTTTCTGGCTGCTTCAGTAAGCAGATTTTTAAAACGCCCACCGAGTGTCATACTGTCACTTGTTATATCATACTGCTTTTCCCACTGTTTCAGATGTGCATCAAGAACGGTTTCAACAGATGTTGTATCATAATCCTCACCGTTAAAGTCAAAATAAAATACCGGATGCGGCTGCCATGCTTCTTCATTATTTTCTTCCAGTTTCTCAATGGCAAGCCCGGAAAAAAGATCTTTCCGGCCTTCCCAGTACGCACGCAGCGAAGAAAGAAACAGACTTTTGCCAAATCTTCTCGGACGGCTGAGGAAGAACTGAACATAGTCTCTTCCAAGCCGGTATATGTATTCTGTTTTATCAACGTAAACAAAATTATTTTTCCTGATCTTCTCAAAACTCTGTATGCCGACCGGCAGTCTTCTGTAAACTTCCGTCACTGATTTTGCACCTCTTTCCGGGAAACGAAATATTCATTTATTATTTTACCATAATAACGCGGAAAATTCAATGGTAAGCTGCCTCCGGCAGCCAATTATAACCGCCGACATCCTTTCAGGATGCTGACTTTACTCTTAGGTGCTGTTGGATTTTTGCCATCCCAAGGAGAATTCAGACAGGTAACAGAGTCTCATATGATGCCTATTACTCAACAAGTTCAAATCTGTATTTCTGCTTTACATCCGGATATTTCTCATGATCCACTTCTGACTGAAACATTTCATACGGTCTTATATATGTTTTATAATCACCGTAAAGTGCCTTATATACAACAAACTTTTCACCTGTTTCGGTGTGTTCAGCAATGTCGATGACATAATACAGCTTGCCTTTGAAATGTCTGTACATTTTCTGTGCTTGGATTATTCGCATTTTTTATTCTCCTTACGTGTTTTCAGATAATTGCTCAAAAATGTCTTCAACCAAATAATTTTAGACTAGTCCATGATGAGCCTACGAGAGGCGTGACCATATGCTGTTACCCATACACCACACTGATATGCATTTCTACTCACACGCCTACAAGAGGCGTGACTCGGCTTGTCTGCAAACTTTTCGAGTTCGTCCATATTTCAACTCACACGCCTACGAGAGGCGTGACAATACTTTCAATACTTGAAACAATTGAGAATGATATTTCAACTCACACGCCTACGAGAGGCGTGACTTGATCGCATATGCCATTTCGTCAACTACAAAACCATTTCAACTCACACGCCTACGAGAGGCGTGACTGAATAGTTTACTTTGCTTATGTAGTCAGGATTATTTCAACTCACACGCCTACGAGAGGCGTGACGATAACTGCCTTATAGTACGACCCCATTGCATGATTTCAACTCACACGCCTACGAGAGGCGTGACGCTGAAACTTCAGACGGCGCACCTACTCTTGTGTCATTTCAACTCACACGCCTACGAGAGGCGTGACTGTTTCTGCATTGCAACACTATTGCCTGAAGGAGATTTCAACTCACACGCCTACGAGAGGCGTGACCGGCTGTTGATCTGCGCACAATTCAGACTTACAATTTCAACTCACACGCCTACGAGAGGCGTGACGAAAGTGTTTGTGGTCCAAGGCATTCCACTATGCATTTCAACTCACACGCCTACGAGAGGCGTGACTTTCAGAACATCTCCATAATTCAATGATAAGTTCATTTCAACTCACACGCCTACGAGAGGCGTGACCCCGTGCTTGATGATGATGGACATATTATAGCTATTTCAACTCACACGCCTACGAGAGGCGTGACCTGAAACGCCAACCGTTCTTCATGCCGTATACAACATTTCAACTCACACGCCTACGAGAGGCGTGACGATAATCGGAATAATTGCAACGATGCCACTTGTATTTCAACTCACACGCCTACGAGAGGCGTGACATGATTCGCGGTGCATAATTCCCCTGGTACGTCAATTTCAACTCACACGCCTACGAGAGGCGTGACTTATTTGGACTTTATACTTATTACATCTCTACAATTTCAACTCACACGCCTACGAGAGGCGTGACATAATTCTTTGAGCGTTATAGCGTGTTCTGACGATTTCAACTCACACGCCTACGAGAGGCGTGACCAGAAGCTACTGCACTAGTTGTAACTGCATTATAATTTCAACTCACACGCCTACGAGAGGCGTGACCGGTAACAACAAAACACAGGAGTTTATGGACTTTATTTCAACTCACACGCCTACGAGAGGCGTGACGGGTACATGCCTTTGGTGCTTATGGTGCATCTATATTTCAACTCACACGCCTACGAGAGGCGTGACCCGAAACCCATGCCGCCCCCGTTGTTATACGGGTATTTCAACTCACACGCCTACGAGAGGCGTGACTTACACCCTCGTTCTCGGTCATTCTCGTAGGGCTATTTCAACTCACACGCCTACGAGAGGCGTGACTCGCCGGCTTTGTTTCCTTCTGTTCAGGAATTAATTTCAACTCACACGCCTACGAGAGGCGTGACCTGCTCGGACCGTGCGGAACGGGTAAATCATTCGATTAATTTCAACTCACACGCCTACGAGAGGCGTGACCATTCCCAACATTTAAACGTTTCCTTGCATTTCTTATTTCAACTCACACGCCTACGAGAGGCGTGACTTTAATACGAGGGCGATAAACGCGAACAACAGTATTTCAACTCACACGCCTACGAGAGGCGTGACCGTGTCGTGTGCTTCCTTCGTGAACATATCGGCCATTTCAACTCACACGCCTACGAGAGGCGTGACCATGTTTTCGCTTCCCATGTAGACGTTGCCTTATCATTTCAACTCACACGCCTACGAGAGGCGTGACTCAGTGTTGTGTTCATGGCATCGACGGTATTTGAATTTCAACTCACACGCCTACGAGAGGCGTGACCCCATATGTTGTGTATAACGGAGCCACACCATACTATAGACGGACTTTATTGTAACAAAAGCTGCGTCTTTGTTCACAACTTATTAACAAATATCAGATTTTTTCAGTCGAACCTACCGGCTTTTTTATATTGTTTTAGGTTCGCCATCAAATAATCAGAACACCTTCAGGATCATATGATTCCTTATTTCCGTAATGTTCAACTCTTCTGTGCCAGTTATTCCCCAGATAATAAAATCTAAGGCTATCCTGTGATTCATCTATAAGCTTAAGCAGCTTATCTTTCACTTTAAGAAAAGTGCCATAATCAACATCTATTTCAAAAACAGAATTCTGAACACGTTGCCCGTAGTTCTGACATTCTTTTGCTACTTTCCTTAACCTTGTTTTTCCTTTATTATCTGTTGTAGATACATCATAACTCACAAGTACCATCATTATAGATCACCTACTTCATAAGAAAACATGGATATTCCTCTATTTCACCTCTTATATATTTAGCGAGCAAAGAACTCTGAATAAAAGGTAAAATGCCAAGCTGAATTTTCTCGTTAAGATACGGATGAACTATTGTTGTCATCTTCTTTTCCTGCCAGGCAGTGAGTACTTTCTTTTTACCTTCTTTTGATAGATAAACCGCTCCACTTTCCTGCTTTTCAAAATCAGTGATATTCAGTTTTTTCAAGTTTATTAGTGTCAGTATCAATCGGTCAGCTATGCATCTTACTTCTTCTACAAGATCACATGCAAGACTGCTTCTTCCTGATCTTAGAGCATGATAAAAACCATAACAACTATCCAGTCCTACGCTTTCCAAAGCGGATGTATAAGATGAAATCATAACAGTATATAAAAATGATAATGCAGCATTTACAGGATCAAGTGGTGGTCGTTTGGTTCGTCCGTAAACAATAAAATCTTCTTTTTGAGCAAGAATCAATTTATCAAAAATATTAAAGTATGACTTAGCACAGCTTCCCTCAATACCCATTATCACTTCAGGATCTGTCATTTCATAAACTCTTTCTATCCCACTTTCAAGATATTTTATGCAGTTGCTAAGTTCTCCATCATTATCGAGTTCAGGATGATCCTTCATTGAACGCTTAATGAGATATCTTGCATTGGATAGTTTTGATGCAACTGTATTTTGCGGAAGAAGTATGTCGGGTGACGCAAACTTTTCAAACTGTGCTTTACGAAGAAAAATATTTCCTTTCGTCTTTCCCTGAATTCTTGCCTGAAAACGTCCTTGTGGTGAAATAAAGCTTATATTGATGCCAAGATCAGCACATTTGCCCATAAGAGCAGGAGAACATCCAAGATAACTGAAACAATAAATATCTTCTAAATTCGAAAATGGCAACCTAAACTTCTCTTTATCATCGCACTTACATACTATATTTTCACCGTCAAGAGAAAGTCTTGCATTCTCATCAAGAACATACAAGGAATTCAGCAGTTTTTTCACTTTGCTTCCGCTCCTTTCTGTGACATAATAATATCTCTTACGCAATACTTTTTCTCTTTTGGAAAACAAATATCAGCCATTGAGCATCCTGAACATTTTTGATTTTTCCTGCGTTGAGGAATTCTTTTTTCTTCAAGTATTTCTCTCATTTCAGAAAGAAATCTTTTAAGCATGTCATCATACTTCTGATATTCACTGTCAAACGGCAATTTCACTCGTTTTCTAATATCTGCATAATAGATATATGCTTCACTTTTACAATTCCAAACTGAATCAACACATATTTTCTGTGCAAAAACCTGTATAGCATCTGTTTCATTGAAATCATAACCTTTAGGAGCTTTGGGTTTGTATTCAATTATGCTTACTTCAAACAACCCTTCATGCCCATTGATACTGATACCACTTTCACTGCGAACAAACTCTATACAATCCGTGACACCAAATATATCATAATCCTCATCATCATTATAAACTGATATATCACTGCGCACTATTTTCTTACTGTCAGAATAACAGTGACTTCCGTCATGAACATGCTGATGCTGAAGATTTGCTTTAACAACAAATGCATTCTCCTGCCAGTCATTATTCACTTCAAGCAAAGCAAACCTTCTCGGACAGTACATATAATGCTGGATACTGCGGATATTTATAGTTCGATCATTCATATCTTTTCAATCAGTTCTACACCTGAAGGAATGCTACCAGAGTCAACCACTATTTCATAATCTTCAAATTTTCTTGGGGGGTCAATTCCTTCTTTGCGTGTAACTTTGATCTTATCAAACAGAACATGTGCTGGTGCATTTCCAAGAGCTGAATCATGCTTGAAAACGAACAGCTTTCTAAGACACATTTTACCCCTTGCGGCACTTCTGTCATTCTCAAACATATTAATTATAGAAGTCCACAACAGTTCAAGGTCTTCCTCGGAAAAACCAGTTACTTTTTGTGCAAGCATAGCTGAAACATATCCTTCTGCACGATAAAGACCATATGAAATGAAGCTCTTTTTTCCCATCTCGCTCTGCTTTTTCTCATTAAAATCCTTATCTGTAGTAACAGCCTGACGAGTTACCGTTATATCCTGAACATATACAGGATCAATACTTTTAGCAAAATTAATCTGGACAGGTCCTCTTACTATTCCACACGGATCGTCACCGGTGCTCATAACAGCTCCAAATGTTCTAACATCAAAGTAATTTGCACATATATATTCCTGTGCTTTTTTCACATCATCAGTATTTTTTCCCTTCTGTTTCTTTTCCAGATCAAGTTTATCATAAGCTTCTGTAAACTTTGAATTAAGCGAACGGTCGGCCTTTACGAGAATATTATAGCCACTTTCCCCTTCCTTGTATAATTCAACAAAATTTCTTATCTTGCGTTTCAGGCATACATCAGTAACTATACCGAAGGATGTTTCCGGATCCGTTCTCGGCATATTACCTGCATCCGGATCACCATTCGGATTACCGTTTTCAACATCAAAAAGCATTACAAATTCATATCTGTTCTTTATAGCATTGTTTTCCATAATAAATCATCCTCTCATTTCTTTTCATTCGGCGTATAGAGTTTCTTGTTCATCTGATAATATCCGACAATAAAGCGTCCCTGATCGTCCAGATTAAGCGTTGCAGGAAAGCTGCCATCAAGCTCACTCATAATGTCTCCCAGCATTTTATTATAATATATTTCAGAGCCTTCACTAAGCTTTCTCATATGATTCTGTGCCAGCTTTGCAAGCTTAGGGAATACACTTGAAGGTCTTGAACATGCAGATGA from Ruminococcus sp. HUN007 includes:
- a CDS encoding leucine-rich repeat domain-containing protein, translated to MFSPFLWRSTEKKVSAVHRGAFLELNAKKIVIPAGADYDLSENPFASCVLAEEYEVEEGNKAYCAVGKVLFSADRKTLIAYPAALKNTEYTVPAETETIGVAAFYESKLESIKVPAHVKTLERHCFSSMQALKSADLSETKITELPPMIFASSSALTDVKLPETLEKIELGAFIDCSSLEKITLPESLTNVGQSAFQGTAMKQVIIPAKVSKIGYNAFGYVDEETPVEGFTVIGTPNTEAQVYCTDGDSEYDYQNNFTFKSYDDYKNQLDFQKLDMKSYGDYMYAVDGDETYLILCDSAEDTLVVPDELEGHKITSVYKNAFQGCISKDITLPEGVKSIGEDVFSEHLVNLTLPASFEEFTTDEPFVNCSKLKSLTVAEGNEKYSSENGILYNKDKSVLLIYPQAKEDEKAVLPSSVKAIAVSAFCYNEHLKTIDLSSAEAVGDYAFDGCTALRTVKFSKDLKDVGYCAFLGCRSLKNVRVYDNLVSIGEYAFGYDYDDALAMKMNDDPDKYKDENGNLPKAYSLVHSFRMYVDDGSVAAKYAEDCGIETVTDSFTVGYTNVDKRIIYLGSGILGLGILGVIIKLISSAVKKNKKAKK
- a CDS encoding response regulator transcription factor codes for the protein MRILIIEDEEAIAAALQNIMQKNKYLTDVCYDGVSGLDSAMTAIYDVIILDINLPKMNGFDVLRTMRINRIATPVLLLTAKDEIADKVTGLDIGADDYMTKPFSTEELLARIRSLGRRSTNTVCENALSFHDISLNLSTYELTCRTESMKLGLKEFCIMELFIKNGSAVISKEQLIEKIWGYDSNAEYNNVEVYISFIRKKLLHIGSEVTIKTVRGVGYCLSAGK
- a CDS encoding HAMP domain-containing sensor histidine kinase, whose product is MIKKLKARFVLVNMLILTFVLFATLSAIYIMMANSEIRLSNETMDMIIENHQKVLLEKEQNAKERTHRRQEMIPAGMKMQQGDEIRTDFPLLPEVLTWQPSEGIQLVKLDNIIIPEVTESAPPAYNFPSPYEFGRVYEGEDPWAAWWGANPWAAPQGDGNQWWGGDQQQSGENQNGGQQSGGQQSGGQQSGGQQSGGQQSGGQQSGGQQGDSGQQSGDAQNPWDGGWWGFNPWGGDPWGGQNPWQNGDPWNGQESWPSGDPWNGQNPWPSGDPWNGQNPWPSGDPWNGQNPWPSGDPWNGQNPWEGWQPPAEVPSASPENSPAPPSEEARQPEEQAHPDEHPSPEPSRQEEQTEPAVTEPAVTEADTSGNAVTDSGKTMLPPAAHEPPQKPVEDEPPYLSPKYNGNLVRSHILADINRGGEIKDLSLQYFLRYEDDTIDDEKAFTEQVRDQILKIVNDESTSGTCTIGTIYCRYKMSDNGPGNDRTLVLLDRSIELSTLHRLMISFIIIGCAGLIIVFIFSLFLASWAIKPIEVAWNRQKQFIADASHELKTPLTVIATNADVVLSNPNDTIRDQERWLKYIRSETARMSKLVTELLYIAKSDSNEIRMERSEFDISNTVSGVCLNFEALAFESDRELIADISPKLKYFGDEDRIKQLITILVDNAIKYSIIGSQISVSMFRNNQNRIKICVSNRCEDMTEENISKLFDRFYRVDPSRNSGTGGNGLGLNIAQSIAEAHGGSINVNYNHGIISFVVVL